A part of Aspergillus flavus chromosome 5, complete sequence genomic DNA contains:
- a CDS encoding SGNH hydrolase-type esterase domain-containing protein, whose protein sequence is MRFSALGLVAALLSQVQASPVARASKTPYFFLIGDSTVAVNGGWGNGLLAYLKDPAKGENRAVSGTTTVSWKANGRWDDLIKSVESNAANYEPIVTVQFGHNDQKSLTLAQFTSNLESIATDIQGAGGTPIFITSLTRRNFDGDEVKQDLKDWRDATITAAQAVGIQYLDLNTASTNYVNAIGEENAIKYNLTPDDRTHLNPAGEAVFGRMTLDLLLQARGDLNAYFEPNEALSERIANGEYATGDE, encoded by the exons ATGAGATTTAGCGCTCTTGGACTCGTTGCCGCTCTGTTGAGCCAGGTTCAGGCAAGTCCTGTCGCACGAGCATCAAAGACACCTtacttcttcctcatcggtGACTCTACCGTGGCGGTAAACGGCGGTTGGGGAAATGGACTTCTAGCCTACCTGAAGGATCCAGCCAAAGGTGAGAACAGGGCCGTGAGCGGAACCACCACCGTCTCCTGGAAAGCCAATGGAAGATGGGACGATCTTATTAAAAGTGTCGAGTCCAACGCCGCCAACTATGAACCAATCGTGACTGTTCAATTTGGCCACAACGACCAAAAGAGCCTTACCCTGGCCCAGTTCACGTCGAACCTTGAGTCCATTGCCACCGATATCCAGGGGGCTGGCGGAACTCCC ATCTTTATCACCTCCCTCACTCGCCGTAACTTTGACGGCGATGAGGTCAAACAAGACCTCAAGGACTGGAGAGATGCGACCATCACCGCTGCCCAGGCCGTTGGCATCCAATACCTCGACTTGAACACGGCAAGCACCAACTACGTTAACGCCATCGGCGAAGAGAATGCTATCAAGTACAATCTTACTCCTGATGATCGAACACATTTGAATCCTGCAGGCGAGGCCGTCTTTGGTCGGATGACACTTGACCTTTTGTTGCAGGCACGCGGGGATCTCAATGCATACTTTGAACCCAACGAGGCGTTGAGTGAAAGAATTGCCAACGGTGAATATGCCACAGGGGATGAGTGA
- a CDS encoding bacterial alpha-L-rhamnosidase domain protein: MALVTNVQFEHYHPPNTLGVQERNPRVSWSFKNTPRNFRQEGYEIEILDSEHTVLSTAKRTSQQSYLVPWPSDQPLKSRQKISLRVKVWDGEGYISPWSEEAYLETGLLERSDWQCERIAAPWGLETTGPAPEDLYRKEFSLTGPVRQSRLYVTAQGVYEAEINGQRVGDYFMAPGWTTYDGRLQYQTYDVTSMLSADTNCIGVRVAEGWFCGRIGFEGGHRNIWGPHTALMAQLEVTYIDGSVDTISSDRSWVVTTGPIRLAEIYDGEKYDATREIPCWSSPAMALPTAWEPVLLMDPLPDSVELTAGFSEPVRRTEVIQPIQKVVTPSGKIILDFGQNLVGYVRLKNIKGPRGHIVRLSHAEVLEHKELGTRPLRICQAIDQYTLKGDSQGEHYEPRFTFHGFRYVQIDGWRGDLDLETSVEAVVCHTDMKQVGTFSCSESLLNQLYKNVCWGMRGNFLSVPTDCPQRDERLGWSGDLALFAPTATLIYDCFNMLRNWLVDVEYDQNILGGVPAMVTPNATLPDPIWCRRIPCAIWHDVTILAPWALYEETGDESILVQQYASMMTWLKRLPRNQTGSTHLWDTTIFQLGDWLDPAAPPDAPWKGATDAKLVANAFLIRSLDYMSRIAGILGKDDDRGQFAAELKEVWKEFQDEYVTPNGRIASDSQTAYALAICFDLLTPNQRVHAGNRLVELVRKNEFKIGTGFAGTPYLCEALTLTGHVQVAYSMLLEKKCPSWLYPVTMGATTVWERWDSMLPDGSINPGEMTSFNHYAFGAIAKFLLERIAGLQRLEPGWKHFRVAPSIGAELTYASASHATPYGQASCSWETTQVEEGLDKIQLRVSVPHGTTCEVVYPSGSGEETETVGYGEWSFEAIFKRDYEWPIKPLPPKS, translated from the exons ATGGCCTTAGTGACTAATGTTCAGTTCGAGCACTACCACCCTCCTAATACTCTTGGAGTCCAGGAGAGGAATCCCCGCGTCTCGTGGAGTTTCAAGAATACTCCCAGAAATTTTCGACAAGAGGGTTACGAAATTGAGATACTCGACTCTGAGCACACTGTCCTCTCAACTGCTAAACGAACTTCGCAGCAGTCTTACTTAGTCCCATGGCCGTCTGACCAACCCCTAAAATCGCGCCAGAAAATTTCCCTTCGAGTCAAGGTGTGGGATGGAGAGGGTTATATCTCACCATGGAGTGAAGAGGCCTATCTCGAGACGGGCCTCCTGGAGCGAAGCGATTGGCAGTGTGAGCGTATTGCCGCCCCTTGGGGACTTGAAACCACCGGTCCCGCCCCGGAAGATTTGTACAGAAAAGAATTCTCCCTCACTGGACCTGTCCGCCAATCCCGCCTGTATGTTACTGCGCAGGGTGTTTATGAGGCGGAGATTAATGGTCAGCGAGTGGGTGACTACTTCATGGCTCCTGGCTGGACTACCTACGACGGACGATTGCAATATCAGACCTACGATGTCACGTCTATGCTTTCAGCCGATACAAATTGTATCGGGGTTCGCGTCGCGGAGGGCTGGTTTTGTGGCCGTATTGGATTCGAAGGGGGACATCGCAACATTTGGGGTCCTCACACGGCGCTGATGGCCCAACTTGAGGTCACTTACATCGATGGAAGCGTTGATACTATCTCGTCCGACCGCTCATGGGTTGTCACGACAGGACCTATTCGACTGGCCGAAATATACGACGGCGAAAAATATGACGCCACTCGAGAAATCCCCTGTTGGTCATCTCCGGCCATGGCCTTGCCAACTGCCTGGGAGCCAGTCCTCCTTATGGATCCACTGCCCGACTCGGTCGAACTTACTGCTGGGTTTAGTGAGCCTGTCCGGAGGACTGAAGTCATTCAGCCCATCCAGAAGGTTGTTACACCTTCGGGCAAGATAATACTTGATTTTGGTCAGAACTTAGTCGGCTATGTCAGACTTAAGAATATCAAAGGCCCTCGCGGTCACATTGTAAGGTTGTCGCATGCGGAAGTCCTAGAACATAAAGAGCTGGGAACCAGGCCACTCCGCATCTGCCAGGCGATCGATCAGTATACACTGAAGGGAGACTCTCAAGGAGAGCATTACGAGCCCCGGTTCACGTTCCACGGATTTCGGTACGTGCAGATTGATGGATGGAGAGGGGACTTGGACTTGGAGACATCTGTGGAAGCCGTTGTCTGCCATACAGATATGAAGCAAGTCGGTACATTCTCATGCTCTGAGTCGCTTTTGAATCAGCTTTACAAGAATGTCTGCTGGGGTATGAGAGGCAATTTCCTGTCGGTGCCGACCGACTGCCCTCAACGTGATGAACGGCTTGGTTGGTCTGGGGACCTGGCGTTGTTTGCCCCGACGGCAACCCTAATTTACGACTGCTTCAATATGCTTCGGAACTGGCTAGTTGACGTAGAATATGATCAAAATATTCTAGGAGGGGTTCCAGCGATGGTAACTCCCAATGCCACACTCCCAGATCCAATATGGTGCAGGCGTATACCATGCGCTATTTGGCATGACGTTACTATCCTGGCACCATGGGCTCTTTATGAGGAAACAGGAGACGAGAGTATTTTGGTGCAACAGTACGCGAGTATGATGACTTGGCTGAAGCGGTTGCCCCGAAACCAAACTGGTTCGACTCACCTGTGGGATACAACCATTTTCCAACTCGGT GATTGGCTGGACCCTGCTGCGCCACCAGACGCCCCATGGAAGGGTGCCACCGATGCAAAATTGGTTGCCAATGCTTTCCTAATCCGCAGTTTAGACTATATGTCACGAATTGCTGGTATCCTAGGGAAAGACGATGACCGTGGGCAGTTTGCAGCAGAGTTGAAAGAGGTGTGGAAAGAGTTTCAAGATGAATATGTCACTCCCAACGGTCGCATCGCTTCAGACTCCCAAACCGCATACGCACTCGCGATTTGCTTTGATCTGCTAACGCCCAACCAGCGAGTCCATGCTGGCAACCGACTAGTAGAGCTAGTCCGGAAAAATGAATTTAAGATAGGTACCGGTTTCGCGGGCACTCCATATTTGTGCGAAGCACTCACACTCACCGGACACGTTCAAGTCGCATACTCTATGCTTCTAGAAAAGAAATGTCCTTCGTGGCTTTATCCAGTAACAATGGGTGCCACCACGGTGTGGGAACGATGGGACAGCATGTTGCCAGACGGTAGCATTAACCCCGGCGAAATGACCTCGTTCAACCACTATGCCTTTGGCGCCATTGCCAAGTTTCTCTTGGAGAGGATCGCAGGCTTACAGAGGCTCGAACCGGGTTGGAAACACTTCCGTGTAGCGCCATCTATCGGAGCAGAGCTTACTTATGCCTCTGCGTCTCATGCCACGCCGTATGGCCAAGCTTCGTGCTCGTGGGAAACAACCCAAGTCGAGGAAGGTCTGGATAAGATACAGTTGAGGGTTTCTGTGCCCCATGGGACAACTTGCGAGGTTGTATATCCAAGTGGATCCGGAGAGGAGACAGAGACTGTCGGATATGGTGAATGGTCATTCGAGGCAATCTTTAAGAGGGACTACGAGTGGCCAATCAAGCCTCTGCCACCCAAGTCTTAG
- a CDS encoding putative monooxygenase, protein MPPFRVLIVGGSITGLSLALMLEKNTIDFLILEAYLDIAPQVGASLGLQPNGLRILDQLGCCDELLEHAKGHTVQESIYRLPNGERIWDFRKLSDHLIERHGYPIAFMDRQTVLQTLYNKIQDKSKILTGKRVKAIDSSDPTVVKVITTDGSIYSGDIVVGADGIHSTVRQEMARLNVNTGRDYLEEKSFSATYSCVFGISHRTPGIDACTLQDVFNEKFSYLIADGPGDRTYFFLFEHMDRVRFGQDIPRLTETDRDEIVGRHLNDPITPDVRFRDIYERRIRSGITPLQEHVYKYWHYGRMITLGDASHKPHPLTGQGANCCLETAACFTNGLVKLLRSTPPETRVSEGDISNMFDTVQQTRQPRVRFLIEAAHKRQKLVAMDTPEHKSYVATRIPSLPIKVVHSEWLKIFPPAVSLDMVPLPARPHKIPYHDELGADDTKHSREGSKL, encoded by the exons ATGCCCCCCTTCCGAGTGCTGATCGTTGGAGGCAGCATCACCGGGCTGTCCTTGGCGCTTATGCTAGAGAAAAACACCATCGACTTTCTCATACTTGAAGCATATCTGGACATTGCACCTCAGGTTGGGGCGTCCTTGGGCTTACAGCCTAATGGGCTCCGAATTCTCGACCAGTTGGGCTGTTGTGATGAACTCTTGGAACATGCCAAGGGCCACACAGTGCAAGAGAGTATTTACCGGCTGCCAAACGGCGAGAGGATATGGGATTTCCGCAAGCTAAGCGACCATTTGATAGAACG ACACGGGTATCCAATAGCGTTTATGGATCGACAAACAGTTCTCCAAACGCTATATAACAAAATTCAGGATAAAAGCAAGATTCTTACAGGAAAGAGGGTTAAAGCCATAGACAGCTCTGATCCGACCGTGGTGAAAGTGATTACGACCGATGGATCAATATACAGTGGGGACATTGTCGTCGGCGCCGACGGTATTCATTCAACTGTTCGCCAGGAGATGGCACGTTTAAACGTAAACACGGGTCGAGATTACTTGGAAGAAAAAT CATTCTCTGCAACCTACTCCTGTGTCTTCGGGATTTCACACCGGACTCCCGGCATTGATGCTTGCACCCTTCAGGACGTATTCAATGAGAAGTTCTCATATCTTATTGCTGACGGGCCTGGTGACCGTACCTATTTCTTCCTGTTCGAGCACATGGATAGGGTACGATTTGGCCAGGATATTCCTCGACTCACGGAGACGGACCGAGACGAAATTGTCGGCAGACACCTTAATGATCCGATCACCCCCGATGTCAGATTTCGTGACATTTACGAACGTCGGATCAGGTCTGGTATTACCCCCCTGCAAGAGCATGTATACAAATATTGGCATTATGGAAGAATGATTACTCTTGGGGATGCAAGCCACAAG CCTCATCCATTGACTGGGCAAGGGGCAAACTGCTGCCTTGAAACGGCAGCATGCTTCACCAACGGCCTTGTGAAGCTGCTGCGCTCCACGCCTCCCGAAACACGCGTTTCAGAAGGAGACATATCCAACATGTTCGATACAGTTCAGCAGACACGTCAGCCGAGAGTCCGTTTTCTGATTGAGGCGGCTCACAAACGTCAAAAGCTCGTGGCTATGGACACACCCGAGCACAAGTCGTACGTTGCTACGAGAATACCAAGCCTCCCCATAAAGGTTGTCCACAGTGAATGGTTAAAGATCTTTCCACCGGCGGTGTCACTGGATATGGTCCCGTTACCAGCAAGGCCACACAAAATCCCTTATCATGATGAGCTAGGGGCCGATGACACCAAGCACTCCCGCGAGGGATCCAAGCTATAA
- a CDS encoding uncharacterized protein (expressed protein), protein MELDSTTKALSLWEILHPILLNLDMRTLLHAQRVCRVWYHIITRSRSLQQALFFLPVEESQATGPVKRIDQINPLLKEILWPQLSWLATSARKLKSSERRRQAKERGIPTLRSETASWRRMLIRQPPPITIGIQGEDEDDANSPAPTIYYNEDISTECLWVLTEISTFADHCFVQCIFSGDDGWKEIYPPEQVDLVSEQDLQKCDMLLVGYCPPNYLLRMIQWILRYAYYDPRLSLRVDIHPPMLDFYYRFN, encoded by the coding sequence ATGGAGCTAGactccaccaccaaggccCTCTCTCTATGGGAGATACTGCATCccatcctcctcaacctAGATATGCGAACTCTTCTCCACGCACAACGGGTGTGCCGCGTTTGGTATCACATCATCACCAGATCAAGGTCTCTTCAGCAAGCCCTATTCTTCCTACCTGTGGAGGAGAGTCAAGCCACTGGCCCCGTCAAACGCATAGATCAAATAAACCCCCTACTTAAGGAGATTCTCTGGCCTCAGCTATCGTGGCTTGCTACCTCCGCCCGCAAACTTAAGTCTTCAGAGCGCAGAAGACAAGCCAAGGAACGTGGTATTCCGACACTCCGTTCAGAGACCGCTAGCTGGCGCCGAATGCTCATTCGTCAGCCTCCACCAATTACAATAGGCATCCAaggtgaagatgaagacgatgcAAACTCTCCAGCCCCGACTATCTATTATAACGAAGACATCTCCACCGAATGTCTCTGGGTCCTGACAGAGATATCTACCTTTGCAGATCATTGTTTCGTTCAATGCATCTTCAGTGGCGACGACGGATGGAAGGAGATATATCCTCCTGAGCAAGTCGATCTCGTATCTGAGCAGGATCTTCAAAAGTGCGATATGTTACTGGTGGGCTACTGCCCGCCTAACTATCTTCTTAGAATGATACAATGGATCCTGAGATATGCATACTACGATCCCCGTCTTTCCCTACGGGTAGACATACACCCGCCAATGCTAGATTTCTATTACCGTTTCAATTAA
- a CDS encoding DUF636 domain protein, producing the protein MVVGGCFCGKIRVEYNGEPLISALCHCYDCRKLTGTLFTYSFVVHKADLKITGSPKEVAKRADSGNHIKNYFCSDCGTPIYGHKITASGTPEEITILRAGVFDDLEFLDRHRPKAEIYRLGRVKWMCPLEGADQFIGMPPLP; encoded by the exons ATGGTTGTCGGCGGCTGCTTCTGCGGAAAGATTCGCGTTGAGTATAACGGCGAGCCACTTATATCA GCATTATGCCACTGCTATGATTGTCGCAAACTGACTGGGACTCTCTTCACCTACAGTTTCGTGGTCCACAAGGCTGACCTGAAGATTACCGGCAGCCCTAAGGAAGTGGCCAAAAGAGCCGATAGCGGGAATCATATCAAGAACTACTTCTGTTCGGACTGCG GAACGCCTATCTACGGGCATAAGATCACGGCGTCGGGGACTCCTGAGGAGATCACTATCCTTCGGGCCGGGGTTTTTGATGATCTTGAGTTTCTGGATCGGCACAGGCCGAAGGCGGAGATTTATAGACTCGGACGTGTAAAATGGATGTGTCCTCTCGAAGGAGCCGATCAGTTCATCGGCATGCCGCCGCTTCCATAG
- a CDS encoding putative catalase has translation MMASHPLQALGEAVGAAGADPRIKQLNSLFQGANDGPARTAAKITGVQQGGKREDDGPYFTNNEGIPFPDPAHTKTAGGLPLVSDTFLLQKQQHFNRSKNLERMVHPCGSGAFGYFETTHDVSNLTKANFLRSPGVKTPVFARFSTVTLGREFPDLARNPRGFALKFYTGEGNYDIVGLNFPVFFCRDPIQGPDVIRSQSRNPQNFLLDHNSLFDLLANTPEGNHAGMMFFSNHGTPKGWRNNHGYGCHTFKWVNKDGKFVYIKYHFLADNGQKQFNVDEAQYHGGADPDWSKRDLWQAIEKGEEITWTAHVQIMQPEEADPAKLGFDPFDVTKVWPKKQFPLHEFGKLRLNKNPENFHRDVEQAAFSPGSMVPGIEDSPDPLLQFRMFFYRDAQYHRIGINLHQVPVNCPFMASSYSSLNFDGQMRVDANHGMNPQYVPNSFVNKFRPDVAEAPYQLSDNNVGRKSHFYHEGKASEYDQPRALYREVMDERARRQLHDNTARLLRLVEFPVIQVKYLAQLFRIAPEYAKGVYDLLPEKSFPFSDVEKQADGAETAMKEPKFRPSAPTDKLVGMCPMKPVYNV, from the exons ATGATGGCATCACATCCGTTGCAAGCTTTAGGCGAAGCAGTTGGTGCGGCGGGCGCCGATCCGCGCATCAAGCAATTGAATTCTCTCTTTCAGGGTGCCAACGATGGTCCGGCCAGAACTGCTGCCAAAATAACAGGCGTGCAACAGGGTGGTAAAAGGGAGGATGATGGCCCCTACTTCACTAATAACGAGGGCATCCCCTTCCCCGACCCGGCTCATACCAAGACCGCCGGTGGACTACCATTGGTATCGGATACTTTTTTACTCCAGAAACAGCAGCATTTCAATCGCTCTAAGAACTTAGAGCGAATGGTGCATCCTT GTGGCAGTGGTGCATTCGGATACTTTGAGACTACGCATGATGTTTCCAACCTCACTAAG GCCAACTTTCTTAGATCTCCTGGGGTGAAAACTCCGGTCTTCGCCCGCTTTTCCACCGTGACGCTCGGCCGTGAATTTCCAGATCTGGCCAGAAACCCTCGCGGTTTTGCTCTCAAGTTCTACACGGGCGAGGGCAATTATGACATCGTGGGCCTGAACTTT CCCGTTTTCTTCTGCCGAGACCCCATTCAGGGTCCCGATGTCATTCGCTCGCAGTCGCGTAATCCACAGAACTTTCTTCTCGATCACAACTCACTGTTCGATCTCCTGGCAAATACGCCCGAAGG AAACCATGCCGGTATGATGTTCTTCAGTAACCATGGTACACCAAAGGGCTGGAGAAACAACCATGGTTATGGCTGCCATACGTTCAAATG GGTCAACAAGGATGGCAAATTCGTATATATCAAGTATCATTTCCTTGCAGACAACGGCCAGAAACAGTTCAACGTCGATGAAGCGCAGTATCACGGCGGTGCCGATCCGGACTGGTCGAAACGCGACCTTTGGCAGGCCATCGAGAAGGGCGAAGAGATTACCTGGACGGCGCATGTCCAGATCATGCAACCCGAAGAAGCCGATCCAGCGAAGCTCGGCTTCGATCCGTTCGATGTGACCAAGGTGTGGCCGAAGAAGCAGTTCCCG CTTCATGAGTTTGGCAAACTAAGGCTCAACAAAAATCCCGAAAACTTTCACCGAGACGTTGAACAAGCTGCCTTCTCACCTGGCAGCATGGTCCCCGGCATCGAAGACAGTCCCGATCCCCTACTGCAATTCCGTATGTTCTTCTACCGCGACGCACAATACCATCGGATTGGGATCAACCTCCACCAAGTACCGGTCAATTGTCCATTCATGGCCTCATCATATTCGTCCCTGAACTTCGATGGACAAATGCGCGTCGACGCAAACCACGGAATGAACCCGCAGTACGTCCCAAACAGCTTCGTGAACAAGTTCCGACCAGACGTGGCCGAGGCTCCCTACCAGCTCTCGGACAATAATGTCGGTCGCAAGTCCCATTTCTACCATGAAGGCAAAGCATCAGAATACGACCAGCCACGGGCCCTGTATCGGGAGGTCATGGATGAGCGGGCCCGCAGGCAGCTGCACGATAATACAGCCCGTCTACTGCGGTTGGTGGAGTTCCCTGTGATTCAGGTTAAGTATCTGGCACAGCTCTTCCGTATTGCACCAGAGTATGCGAAGGGAGTATACGATCTGCTCCCGGAAAAGTCGTTCCCGTTTAGCGATGTTGAGAAGCAAGCTGATGGTGCAGAGACGGCGATGAAAGAGCCCAAGTTCCGACCCAGCGCGCCGACGGATAAATTGGTCGGCATGTGTCCTATGAAGCCTGTCTACAATGTTTAA
- a CDS encoding HHE domain protein translates to MYSSRYLFKPFRAPTHYSLARTTLGASRGFRTTAPAATRVSEVIKNDHRELEDQYNRILSAKTKDEKEQWQNQFTWELARHSIGEELVVYPRMEKVLDNGKTMADHDRHEHQIVKEDLYKFQGLQPDDPEFIPTLKTLWANLAQHIKEEETQDLPALEHALSDSDSDSMARSFGRTKKFIPTRSHPAAPDKPPYETVAGLMSAPMDRLGDLLRKFPDEARS, encoded by the exons ATGTACTCCTCACGATATCTGTTCAAGCCCTTCAGGGCTCCCACTCACTATAGCCTCGCCAGAACTACTCTAGGTGCCAGTCGAGGCTTCCGCACTACTGCTCCGGCAGCGACTCGCGTGTCCGAAGTGATCAAAAACGATCATCGCGAACTGGAGGATCAATATAATCGAATCCTGAGTGCCAAaacgaaagatgaaaaggaacaatgGCAGAACCAATTCACCTGGGAGCTCGCCCGCCATTCCATCGGTGAAGAGCTCGTGGTATACCCACGCATGGAGAAGGTGCTCGACAATGGCAAAACGATGGCAGACCATGATCGACATGAACATCAAATA GTCAAGGAAGACCTCTACAAATTCCAGGGACTTCAACCAGACGACCCCGAGTTCATTCCCACCCTGAAGACCCTCTGGGCCAACCTCGCGCAGCacatcaaggaagaagaaacccaAGACCTCCCGGCTCTGGAACATGCTTTGAGTGATTCCGACTCCGATAGCATGGCACGCTCATTCGGTCGGACCAAGAAGTTCATTCCTACTCGTAGCCATCCGGCAGCTCCTGATAAGCCACCTTATGAGACCGTTGCGGGCCTAATGTCGGCGCCGATGGACCGATTAGGTGATCTGCTCAGGAAATTCCCTGATGAAGCAAGATCTTGA
- the putA gene encoding aldehyde dehydrogenase PutA — protein MDSKSDSPSHPRQFSAIIAGNIDGRTDNVRYRQRQFHRLQASILQHLTELKEAISQDSGHSEEEVQTEVCLSLKEIRSHYSSLNFEKSVQVEYRVARGEDNVDRKKGAGIVYIIPSTHTIFYSVIAALSAALAAGNCIIVELPKTTSRVTALLRGVLTGALDSDTFAISESRPDAEFLSTTRVLNQQSSDRLTPSILESPNTLRTVAVVDRTANLQEAAIDLVRARFAFNGSSPYAPDVVLVNQFFMQPFVELVIKHVAKHVGSDNRGSNSLPKRPRQSSVLDQIGSEKGAKVIVSGTGWGVALIQDRDSPLLRTIISEKLLLLHPVSSLDDAINLCNASGTHAATYTFASAGAGKYVSESIDAHTAWINHVPYDILVGPVVAHSHPVDLNTRYTTEHFEVPRPQVVNRTVNTTIARALLEGKLVQSDRSLQEILSPLPAIQQRPGHKIGFFEQGIITGGLITLTSLITIVSAAGYWALRMR, from the exons ATGGATTCTAAATCCGACTCTCCATCGCATCCGCGGCAGTTCTCCGCCATTATAGCTGGAAATATTGATGGACGAACGGATAATGTTCGATACCGCCAAAGACAATTCCACCGCCTCCAAGCGAGCATTCTCCAACACCTGACGGAATTGAAAGAGGCTATCTCCCAGGACTCGGGTCAtagcgaagaagaagtgcAGACGGAAGTCTGTCTCTCGCTGAAGGAAATTCGCTCTCATTACTCATCCCTAAACTTCGAGAAGAGTGTCCAGGTAGAGTACCGTGTGGCACGCGGAGAAGACAATGTGGACAGGAAGAAAGGTGCAGGCATTGTCTATATCATACCCTCCACCCACACAATCTTTTATTCGGTCATCGCCGCGCTGAGTGCAGCCCTCGCGGCAGGGAACTGTATCATCGTGGAG CTTCCCAAAACCACCTCAAGGGTTACTGCTCTACTTCGCGGAGTCCTCACCGGAGCGCTAGATAGTGATACATTTGCTATCAGTGAGAGTCGCCCCGACGCAGAATTCCTTAGTACTACTCGTGTTTTGAACCAACAGTCGTCTGATCGTCTTACACCTTCAATCCTCGAGTCTCCGAACACTTTGCGGACGGTGGCCGTGGTAGACCGAACGGCAAATCTTCAGGAAGCGGCGATTGACCTTGTCCGAGCGCGGTTTGCATTCAATGGCAGCTCTCCGTACGCCCCGGATGTAGTGTTAGTGAACCAGTTCTTCATGCAACCCTTCGTGGAGTTGGTGATCAAACACGTTGCCAAACATGTCGGGAGCGACAACCGTGGCTCCAACTCGCTTCCTAAGCGCCCCAGACAGTCATCTGTGCTTGACCAGATAGGTTCTGAGAAGGGTGCTAAGGTGATCGTGTCTGGCACTGGATGGGGTGTTGCGTTGATACAGGATCG TGATTCTCCCCTTCTGCGCACCATAATCAGTGAGAAGTTGCTATTGTTGCACCCTGTGTCGAGTCTGGATGATGCGATCAATCTCTGTAATGC TTCCGGTACTCATGCTGCTACGTACACTTTCGCGTCTGCAGGCGCTGGCAAATACGTGTCGGAGTCAATCGACGCGCATACAGCATGGATCAATCATGTTCCTTATGACATACTTG TTGGACCCGTCGTCGCTCACAGCCATCCTGTGGATCTCAACACACGGTATACAACAGAACACTTTGAGGTTCCCCGGCCTCAAGTCGTGAACCGAACTGTCAACACGACGATCGCCAGGGCTCTCTTAGAAGGAAAGTTGGTTCAGTCCGATCGCTCGCTGCAGGAGattctttctcctctcccGGCCATCCAACAGCGACCCGGGCACAAGATTGGCTTTTTTGAGCAAGGTATCATTACAGGCGGGCTCATCACCCTTACCTCGTTGATTACAATTGTCTCAGCTGCGGGATATTGGGCTTTGAGAATGAGGTAG
- a CDS encoding catalytic LigB subunit of aromatic ring-opening dioxygenase, whose amino-acid sequence MTLTPVHFFSHGSTMMLGEESSSADYWKQCGDEALRNGIKGVILMGAHWDCFGDQIQVSTNPNPGKSPVAYVHPSKYVDYKINNDLKTAQRCIDLLDEAGYNVSGNDTFDWIHDTYLILIRMFPNGCPPSTLISMNARYDPHFHMKVGSTLRQLRKENYLIIGTGGAVHNLYRNRWAPMLRFRDNFAQDSPPEHWALEFRQSVEDVFLKTSGPQLRRAMTRLMKHPEYRDAHATDDHFMAAMFVAGAAGDFEDEGTPAILATETWELTNMCNSQFTIGSWPKVAA is encoded by the exons ATGA CGTTAACCCCCGTACACTTCTTTTCCCATGGCTCGACCATGATGTTGGGCGAGGAGTCTTCCTCCGCCGACTATTGGAAACAGTGTGGTGATGAAGCCCTCCGAAATGGCATCAAGGGAGTTATCCTCATG GGCGCCCATTGGGATTGTTTTGGCGATCAAATCCAGGTTTCCACGAACCCTAACCCGGGAAAAAGTCCCGTCGCATACGTTCACCCATCAAAGTACGTCGACtacaagatcaacaacgATTTGAAGACCGCACAACGCTGCATTGACCTGCTCGACGAGGCCGGGTACAATGTCAGTGGCAACGACACCTTCGACTGGATCCACGATACATATCTCATCCTGATCCGTATGTTCCCCAACGGTTGCCCGCCATCCACACTCATCTCCATGAACGCCCGATATGACCCCCATTTCCATATGAAGGTGGGTTCGACTCTTCGTCAGCTGCGCAAGGAAAACTATCTCATCATCGGAACCGGCGGAGCGGTTCACAACCTCTATCGCAATCGCTGGGCCCCTATGCTTCGCTTCCGCGACAACTTCGCACAGGATTCGCCCCCGGAGCACTGGGCACTCGAGTTCCGACAATCCGTCGAGgatgtcttcctcaagaCCTCTGGGCCGCAATTAAGACGCGCCATGACGCGGCTGATGAAGCATCCAGAGTACCGCGATGCGCATGCTACAGATGATCATTTTATGGCTGCCATGTTCGTTGCGGGCGCAGCTGGGGATTTCGAGGATGAGGGAACCCCTGCTATTTTGGCGACTGAGACGTGGGAACTTACGAACATGTGTAATTCTCAGTTTACGATTGGCTCTTGGCCGAAGGTTGCAGCATAA